Proteins encoded together in one Streptomyces sp. NA04227 window:
- a CDS encoding acyl-CoA dehydrogenase family protein: MRRTVFTEDHEAFRETIRAFIEAEVVPVYDEWYAAGQAPRDFYYKLGELGIFGIEVPEEFGGAGEESFKYQAVIYEECARAGVSFGGSGVHVALCLPYLLAYATEEQKKRWLPDFVSGRSMYAIAMTEPGTGSDLAGMKTTAKLSEDGSHYVLNGAKTFITGGVHADKVIVCARTAAPTAEDRRHGISLLVVDTKAEGYAVGRKLDKLGLKTSDTAELSFTDVKVPVEDLLGEEHKGFSYLGQNLPQERLGIALGAYSQAAAAVRFAQSYVEERTVFGKTVASFQNTKFELAACKAEVDAAQAVCDRALEAHDLGELTAAEAASAKLFCTEVAHRVIDKCLQLHGGYGYMNEYPIARLYADNRVNRIYGGTSEVMKMIIAKDMGL; this comes from the coding sequence GTGCGCCGTACCGTTTTCACCGAGGACCACGAAGCGTTCCGGGAGACCATTCGCGCCTTCATCGAGGCGGAGGTCGTCCCCGTCTACGACGAGTGGTACGCCGCGGGCCAGGCGCCGCGCGACTTCTACTACAAGCTCGGTGAGCTGGGCATCTTCGGTATCGAGGTGCCGGAGGAGTTCGGCGGCGCGGGTGAGGAATCGTTCAAGTACCAGGCGGTCATCTACGAGGAGTGCGCGCGGGCCGGCGTCTCCTTCGGTGGCTCCGGGGTGCACGTGGCGCTGTGTCTGCCGTACCTCCTGGCGTACGCCACCGAGGAGCAGAAGAAGCGCTGGCTGCCGGACTTCGTCTCCGGGCGGAGCATGTACGCCATCGCCATGACCGAGCCGGGCACCGGTTCCGACCTCGCGGGCATGAAGACCACCGCCAAGCTCTCCGAGGACGGCAGCCACTACGTCCTCAACGGCGCCAAGACCTTCATCACCGGTGGTGTGCACGCCGACAAGGTCATCGTCTGCGCCCGCACCGCCGCCCCGACCGCCGAGGACCGCCGCCACGGCATCTCGCTGCTCGTCGTCGACACCAAGGCCGAGGGCTACGCGGTCGGACGCAAGCTCGACAAGCTGGGCCTGAAGACCTCCGACACCGCCGAACTGTCCTTCACGGACGTCAAGGTGCCGGTCGAGGACCTGCTCGGCGAGGAGCACAAGGGCTTCTCCTACCTCGGGCAGAACCTCCCGCAGGAGCGGCTCGGCATCGCGCTTGGCGCGTACTCGCAGGCCGCCGCGGCCGTCCGCTTCGCGCAGAGCTACGTCGAGGAGCGCACCGTCTTCGGCAAGACCGTGGCCTCCTTCCAGAACACCAAGTTCGAACTGGCCGCCTGCAAGGCCGAGGTGGACGCTGCCCAGGCCGTCTGCGACCGGGCCCTGGAGGCCCACGACCTCGGCGAGCTCACCGCCGCCGAGGCCGCGAGCGCCAAGCTGTTCTGCACCGAGGTCGCCCACCGCGTCATCGACAAGTGCCTCCAGTTGCACGGCGGCTACGGCTACATGAACGAGTACCCCATCGCCCGCCTGTACGCGGACAACCGGGTCAACCGCATCTACGGCGGCACCAGCGAGGTCATGAAGATGATCATCGCCAAGGACATGGGTCTGTAA
- a CDS encoding DUF4241 domain-containing protein, producing MTLVLPDLPAYFTHGRSFRDTGTTIIGDPYDHILTVSVESVGELWLPSGRIVVSDPAFLGDAEMVPLAAELGAGCHQVSVSRVTTTYVADPHISWDDVAAARIVVREEPTVAWEPARPGDPEEEHGPGEGSVIYGYGVDSGRSCFVDPEVNRALAEDDAARERMSEAALSWGTEPSVLADPDSGHQAAGFPSGAGDGVYPTWLGRDAEGRVTCVVTTFRHDIR from the coding sequence GTGACCCTCGTTCTGCCCGACCTGCCCGCCTATTTCACGCACGGCAGGAGTTTCCGGGACACGGGCACCACGATCATCGGTGACCCGTACGACCACATATTGACCGTATCCGTGGAGTCCGTGGGGGAGCTGTGGCTGCCGAGCGGCCGGATCGTGGTCAGTGATCCGGCCTTCCTCGGGGACGCCGAGATGGTGCCGCTGGCCGCGGAGCTGGGCGCGGGCTGCCATCAGGTCTCGGTGTCGCGAGTGACCACCACCTACGTCGCCGACCCGCACATTTCCTGGGACGACGTGGCCGCCGCACGGATCGTCGTACGCGAGGAGCCGACCGTCGCCTGGGAACCCGCGCGGCCCGGCGACCCGGAGGAGGAACACGGCCCGGGCGAGGGCTCGGTGATCTACGGCTACGGCGTGGACAGCGGGCGCTCCTGCTTCGTGGACCCCGAGGTCAACAGGGCCCTGGCCGAGGACGACGCGGCCCGGGAGCGAATGTCCGAGGCGGCCCTGAGCTGGGGCACCGAGCCGTCCGTCCTCGCCGATCCGGACAGCGGCCACCAGGCCGCGGGCTTCCCCTCGGGCGCGGGCGACGGGGTGTACCCGACCTGGCTGGGCCGCGACGCCGAGGGCCGGGTGACCTGTGTGGTGACCACCTTCCGGCACGACATCAGGTGA
- a CDS encoding alpha/beta hydrolase — protein sequence MNSALRIGGALTVTAAMVVAMTACEDKDSKDKDSKGTAAAKAVPASLTGQRLDWHTCAAPTPAQGGGKAPGKGWECATMKAPRDYAKPQDGSIGVQLIRKKTTDPKKRIGSLVYNFGGPGGSGIQTMPALGEAYGTLNQRYDLVSFDPRGVGESEGVKCLSDKETDAMAERVDSTPDTPAEEKAAQAASKKYVQACARNSGRMLPHVDTVSTARDMDLMRQVLGDKKLNYFGISYGTELGGVYAHLFPKRVGRSVLDAVVDPTQDERENGLAQAKGFQLALNNFMKECATAGKECPTGKGGAEGSRKLTDFFEKLDKKPLPTKSGRKLTEGQAVTGVVSSLYSKESWVYLMLGLSEAMENGTGDMLLGLADSYTGRDGKGRYSNSDPANRAVNCVDDKARYTEKDVEAALPEFRKASPVFGETVASFLTSCSGWPVKGETDGPEVSAKGAAPIVVIGNTGDPATPYEGARKMATALGKGVGINVTLKGEGHGGYNTGNKCLRKAVDGYLLNGKVPAMDTTCS from the coding sequence ATGAACTCAGCTCTACGGATAGGTGGCGCGCTCACGGTCACCGCGGCCATGGTCGTCGCGATGACCGCCTGCGAGGACAAGGACTCCAAGGACAAGGACTCCAAGGGCACCGCCGCGGCCAAGGCCGTGCCCGCGTCGCTGACCGGGCAGAGGCTCGACTGGCACACCTGCGCGGCGCCGACCCCGGCGCAGGGCGGCGGCAAGGCGCCCGGCAAGGGCTGGGAGTGCGCCACCATGAAGGCGCCGCGCGACTACGCGAAACCTCAGGACGGCAGCATCGGCGTGCAGTTGATCCGCAAGAAGACCACCGACCCGAAGAAGCGCATCGGTTCGCTGGTCTACAACTTCGGCGGTCCCGGCGGCTCCGGCATCCAGACGATGCCCGCGCTCGGCGAGGCCTACGGGACGCTGAACCAGCGCTACGACCTGGTGAGTTTCGACCCGCGTGGCGTCGGCGAGAGCGAGGGCGTGAAGTGTCTGTCCGACAAGGAGACGGACGCGATGGCCGAGCGGGTCGACTCGACCCCGGACACCCCGGCCGAGGAGAAGGCGGCGCAGGCGGCGAGCAAGAAGTACGTTCAGGCGTGCGCGCGCAACTCCGGCAGGATGCTCCCGCACGTGGACACCGTCAGCACGGCCCGGGACATGGACCTGATGCGGCAGGTCCTCGGTGACAAGAAGCTCAACTACTTCGGTATCTCGTACGGCACCGAGCTGGGCGGTGTGTACGCGCACCTGTTCCCGAAGAGGGTCGGCCGTTCGGTCCTCGACGCGGTGGTCGACCCGACCCAGGACGAGCGGGAGAACGGTCTCGCTCAGGCGAAGGGCTTCCAGCTCGCGCTGAACAACTTCATGAAGGAATGCGCGACGGCGGGCAAGGAGTGCCCGACCGGCAAGGGCGGAGCCGAGGGCAGTCGGAAGCTCACCGACTTCTTCGAGAAGCTGGACAAGAAGCCGCTGCCGACGAAGAGCGGCCGCAAGCTCACCGAGGGCCAGGCGGTCACGGGTGTCGTCTCGTCCCTCTACAGCAAGGAGTCCTGGGTCTACCTGATGCTGGGACTTTCGGAAGCGATGGAGAACGGCACGGGCGACATGCTGCTCGGCCTGGCCGACTCCTACACCGGTCGTGACGGCAAGGGCCGCTACAGCAACTCGGATCCGGCCAACCGCGCCGTCAACTGCGTGGACGACAAGGCCCGTTACACCGAGAAGGACGTCGAGGCGGCGCTGCCCGAGTTCCGCAAGGCTTCGCCCGTCTTCGGCGAGACCGTCGCCTCCTTCCTCACCAGCTGCTCCGGCTGGCCGGTGAAGGGCGAGACGGACGGTCCCGAGGTCTCGGCGAAGGGTGCGGCGCCGATCGTGGTGATCGGCAACACCGGTGACCCGGCGACCCCGTACGAGGGCGCCCGGAAGATGGCCACGGCGCTCGGCAAGGGCGTGGGTATCAACGTGACGCTGAAGGGCGAGGGCCACGGCGGCTACAACACCGGCAACAAGTGCCTGCGGAAGGCCGTGGACGGCTACCTCCTGAACGGCAAGGTCCCGGCCATGGACACCACCTGCTCCTGA
- a CDS encoding response regulator transcription factor, with the protein MIRVLLAEDEDLIRTGLRLVLDSSADITVVAEARNGSEALEGVREHRPDVVVMDIQMPGMDGLTATRHLTALPDAPAVLLLTTFDRDAHIHAAVQAGASGFLLKDAHHTELLAAVRAVHQGDAMLSPSVARRVMQLANTAIPATREAATARLAQLSEAEREVLALVGSGLSNSAIADRLGLNEPTVKRRVSRLLAALDCENRVQLAIAAIDAGIAPRA; encoded by the coding sequence ATGATCCGAGTACTGCTCGCCGAGGACGAGGACCTGATCCGTACCGGACTGAGGCTGGTCCTGGACAGCAGTGCCGACATCACGGTCGTCGCGGAGGCGCGCAACGGCTCCGAGGCCCTCGAAGGGGTACGCGAACACCGCCCGGATGTCGTGGTCATGGACATCCAGATGCCCGGCATGGACGGTCTCACCGCCACCCGGCACCTGACCGCACTGCCCGACGCCCCCGCGGTCCTCCTCCTCACCACCTTCGACCGCGACGCACACATACACGCCGCGGTGCAGGCCGGAGCCTCGGGCTTCCTGCTCAAGGACGCCCACCACACGGAACTCCTCGCGGCGGTACGGGCGGTGCACCAGGGCGACGCGATGCTCTCGCCCTCGGTGGCCCGCCGCGTCATGCAGCTCGCCAACACCGCCATCCCGGCCACCCGCGAGGCCGCCACCGCCCGGCTCGCCCAGCTCAGCGAGGCCGAGCGGGAGGTGCTCGCCCTGGTCGGCAGCGGCCTGTCCAACTCGGCGATCGCGGACCGCCTGGGCCTCAACGAACCGACGGTCAAGCGCCGCGTCAGCCGCCTGCTCGCCGCGCTGGACTGCGAGAACCGGGTACAGCTCGCCATCGCGGCGATCGACGCCGGGATCGCGCCCCGCGCCTGA
- a CDS encoding AEC family transporter, translating to MEGVLSGFAVIVVVIAVGYGIGRQGHLGENGPEVLTKLAFHVATPALLFTTLSRADLSVILSERLLITALCTATTAGVFIAVGAVRGWGVGRTTIGALCASYLNAGNLGIPIAAYVLGDASLIAPVLLFQQIVVTPIALTVLDVSGAGGKDPLWKQLTTPLRNPLALSSLAGVTVAATGWEVPGPVLDPITLIGNMSIPAVLLALGISLCGSSLPGGPGPERTPVLLSTALKSLGQPLLAWFLAAEVFALHGEALLQVVVVAALPAAQNMFTYACRYGVAERLARESILLSTMVSAPVMVVIAAVLG from the coding sequence GTGGAAGGGGTGCTGAGCGGGTTCGCGGTGATCGTCGTGGTGATCGCGGTCGGGTACGGCATCGGCCGTCAGGGGCATCTCGGGGAGAACGGGCCGGAGGTGCTGACCAAGCTCGCCTTTCATGTCGCCACTCCGGCCCTGCTGTTCACGACACTGTCGCGGGCCGATCTGTCGGTGATCCTTTCCGAGCGGCTGCTCATCACCGCGCTGTGCACGGCCACCACCGCGGGGGTGTTCATCGCGGTCGGGGCCGTACGCGGCTGGGGCGTGGGCCGGACCACCATCGGCGCGCTGTGCGCCAGTTACCTCAACGCGGGCAATCTGGGTATCCCGATCGCCGCCTACGTCCTGGGCGACGCCTCGCTGATCGCTCCGGTGCTGCTCTTCCAGCAGATCGTGGTCACGCCGATCGCCCTCACCGTGCTCGACGTGTCGGGCGCGGGCGGCAAGGACCCCCTCTGGAAACAGCTCACGACGCCGCTGCGCAACCCACTCGCCCTCAGTTCGCTGGCCGGGGTCACCGTGGCGGCGACGGGCTGGGAGGTGCCCGGGCCGGTGCTCGACCCGATCACGCTGATCGGCAATATGTCGATCCCGGCCGTGCTGCTCGCGCTCGGGATCTCGCTGTGCGGCAGCAGTCTGCCCGGCGGGCCGGGGCCGGAACGCACCCCCGTGCTCCTGTCCACGGCCCTCAAGTCGCTCGGACAGCCGCTGCTCGCCTGGTTCCTGGCCGCCGAGGTCTTCGCCCTGCACGGCGAGGCGCTGCTCCAGGTCGTGGTGGTCGCCGCGCTCCCCGCCGCGCAGAACATGTTCACCTACGCCTGCCGCTACGGCGTCGCCGAACGCCTCGCGCGCGAGTCGATCCTGCTGTCCACCATGGTCTCGGCACCCGTGATGGTGGTCATCGCCGCCGTGCTGGGCTGA
- a CDS encoding alpha/beta hydrolase — protein MNSAVRIGGALTVTAALIVAVAACEDDDSKDSKDSKGAAAAKAVPASLTGQKLDWQACEAPTPAQGGGEVPGKNWECATMKAPRDYAKPDAGTIDLALIRAKATDKPKRIGSLVYNFGGPGGSGIQTMPALGEDYGTLNQRYDLVSFDPRGVGESEGVKCLSDKETDAMAERVDSSPDNAAEEKAAQAADKKYIEACARNSGKTLPHVDTVSVARDMDLMRQVLGDKKLNYFGISYGTELGGVYAHLFPKNVGRAVLDAVVDPTEDVKEGALAQAKGFQLALDNFMKDCAKQGAKCPTGKGGAEGSNAIKALLKELDAKPLPTDSGRELTQGQATTGIISALYSKEQWPYLSAGLSEAAQGRGNVLLALADSYNGRDDKGRYSNMGPANRAVNCVDDKERYTDKDVEAALPEFREASPVFGEDLATSLATCTGWPVDGETDGPKVSAKGAAPIVVIGNTGDPATPVAGARKMAEGLGKGVGINVTLKGEGHGGYNTGNPCLTELVDGYLLNGKVPAMDTTCS, from the coding sequence ATGAACTCAGCCGTACGCATAGGCGGCGCACTTACGGTGACGGCCGCCCTGATCGTCGCGGTGGCGGCCTGCGAGGACGACGACTCCAAGGACTCGAAGGACTCCAAGGGCGCCGCCGCGGCCAAGGCCGTACCCGCGTCGCTGACCGGTCAGAAGCTCGACTGGCAGGCGTGCGAGGCGCCCACTCCGGCGCAGGGCGGCGGCGAGGTGCCCGGCAAGAACTGGGAGTGCGCGACGATGAAGGCGCCGCGCGACTACGCGAAGCCGGACGCGGGCACGATCGACCTCGCCCTCATCCGTGCCAAGGCCACCGACAAGCCGAAGCGCATCGGCTCGCTGGTCTACAACTTCGGTGGCCCCGGCGGCTCCGGCATCCAGACGATGCCCGCGCTCGGCGAGGACTACGGGACGCTGAACCAGCGCTACGACCTGGTGAGTTTCGACCCGCGCGGCGTCGGCGAGAGCGAGGGCGTGAAGTGTCTGTCCGACAAGGAGACGGACGCGATGGCCGAGCGGGTCGACTCCAGCCCGGACAACGCCGCGGAGGAGAAGGCGGCGCAGGCGGCCGACAAGAAGTACATCGAGGCGTGCGCGCGCAACTCCGGCAAGACGCTGCCGCACGTGGACACGGTGAGCGTGGCCCGGGACATGGACCTGATGCGGCAGGTCCTCGGTGACAAGAAGCTCAACTACTTCGGTATCTCGTACGGCACCGAGCTGGGCGGCGTGTACGCGCACCTGTTCCCGAAGAACGTGGGGCGTGCGGTCCTGGACGCGGTGGTCGACCCGACCGAGGACGTCAAGGAAGGCGCCCTCGCCCAGGCGAAGGGCTTCCAGCTCGCGCTGGACAACTTCATGAAGGACTGCGCGAAGCAGGGCGCGAAGTGCCCGACCGGCAAGGGCGGAGCCGAGGGCAGCAACGCGATCAAGGCACTCCTGAAGGAACTGGACGCCAAGCCGCTGCCGACCGACAGCGGCCGCGAACTGACCCAGGGCCAGGCGACGACCGGCATCATCTCGGCGCTGTACAGCAAGGAGCAGTGGCCGTACCTGAGCGCCGGTCTCTCCGAGGCCGCGCAGGGCCGGGGCAATGTGCTCCTCGCGCTGGCCGACAGCTACAACGGCCGTGACGACAAGGGCCGTTACAGCAACATGGGCCCCGCCAACCGTGCCGTCAACTGCGTGGACGACAAGGAGCGTTACACCGACAAGGACGTCGAGGCGGCGCTGCCCGAGTTCCGCGAGGCATCGCCGGTCTTCGGCGAGGACCTGGCGACGTCCCTGGCCACCTGCACCGGCTGGCCGGTCGACGGCGAGACGGACGGTCCGAAGGTCTCCGCGAAGGGCGCGGCGCCGATCGTGGTGATCGGCAACACCGGCGACCCGGCCACCCCGGTCGCGGGCGCCCGGAAGATGGCGGAGGGCCTCGGCAAGGGCGTCGGCATCAACGTGACGCTCAAGGGCGAGGGCCACGGTGGCTACAACACCGGCAACCCCTGCCTGACCGAGCTGGTGGACGGCTACCTCCTGAACGGCAAGGTCCCGGCGATGGACACCACCTGCTCCTGA
- a CDS encoding alpha/beta hydrolase — translation MSRAVRVGALTLAAALIVTGAAACGDDDGGSDGGGGDGTRAAADDSSSSPAGSGDLPGSLTGQKLDWQTCEASTPAQGSGPPPGARWQCATMKAPRDYAKPDGATVDLALIRSRATDESERIGSLLYNFGGPGASGVATLPSLGPSYKTLNKRYDLVSFDPRGIGESEGVKCLSDKQTDAALAAESTPDDAAERKRYVAEDKKALAACERRSGPILPHVDTVSAARDMDLMREVLGDKKLYYFGISYGTELGGVYAHEYPENVGRMVLDAVVDPTEDVKEGSLGQAKGFQLALDNFMKACAKQDGCPTGKGGAAGSKKVADLLKKLDEKPLPTSDDRELTETLAQTGIISALYSQEQWPYLAAGLNEAMNKGTGDLLLLLADSYNGRDRKGRYSTQGPSNRAVNCVDDKERYSVEDVEQSLPAFREASPVFGDSLAWGMYGCTGWPVKGETNGPEVSAKGAAPIVVIGNTGDPATPYAGARKMAEALGKGVGVNVTLKGEGHGGYNTGNPCLQKVVDGYLLNGKVPAPNTTCTA, via the coding sequence ATGTCCAGAGCCGTACGAGTGGGCGCACTCACCCTCGCCGCCGCGCTGATCGTCACCGGGGCCGCCGCTTGCGGTGACGACGACGGCGGCAGTGACGGGGGAGGCGGCGACGGAACCAGGGCCGCGGCCGACGACTCCTCGTCCTCCCCGGCGGGCTCCGGTGATCTGCCCGGCTCGCTGACCGGGCAGAAGCTCGACTGGCAGACCTGCGAGGCGTCCACCCCGGCGCAGGGCAGCGGCCCGCCGCCCGGCGCGCGCTGGCAGTGCGCGACGATGAAGGCGCCGCGCGACTACGCGAAGCCGGACGGCGCGACCGTCGACCTGGCACTGATCCGGTCCAGGGCCACCGACGAGTCCGAGCGCATCGGTTCGCTGCTCTACAACTTCGGCGGCCCCGGCGCCTCCGGCGTGGCCACGCTGCCCAGCCTCGGCCCCAGCTACAAGACCCTCAACAAGCGCTACGACCTGGTGAGTTTCGACCCGCGCGGCATCGGCGAGAGCGAGGGCGTGAAGTGCCTCTCCGACAAGCAGACCGACGCAGCCCTCGCCGCCGAGTCCACCCCGGACGATGCCGCCGAGCGCAAGCGCTACGTCGCCGAGGACAAGAAGGCCCTCGCCGCCTGCGAACGCCGCTCCGGCCCGATCCTCCCGCACGTGGACACGGTCAGCGCGGCCCGCGACATGGACCTGATGCGCGAGGTCCTCGGCGACAAGAAGCTGTACTACTTCGGCATCTCGTACGGCACGGAGCTAGGCGGTGTCTACGCGCACGAGTACCCCGAGAACGTGGGGCGGATGGTGCTCGACGCGGTGGTCGACCCCACGGAGGACGTGAAGGAGGGCTCCCTCGGCCAGGCGAAGGGCTTTCAGCTGGCCCTCGACAACTTCATGAAGGCGTGCGCGAAGCAGGACGGCTGCCCGACCGGCAAGGGCGGCGCCGCGGGCAGTAAGAAGGTCGCGGACCTGCTGAAGAAACTCGACGAGAAACCGCTGCCCACGTCGGACGACCGCGAGCTCACCGAGACCCTCGCGCAGACCGGCATCATCTCCGCGCTCTACAGCCAGGAACAGTGGCCCTACCTCGCCGCCGGACTCAACGAGGCCATGAACAAGGGCACCGGAGATCTGCTGCTGCTCCTCGCCGACTCCTACAACGGCCGTGACCGGAAAGGCCGTTACAGCACCCAGGGCCCGTCCAACCGTGCCGTCAACTGCGTGGACGACAAGGAGCGCTACTCGGTCGAGGACGTCGAGCAGAGCCTGCCCGCGTTCCGCGAGGCGTCCCCGGTGTTCGGCGACTCGCTTGCCTGGGGCATGTACGGCTGCACCGGCTGGCCGGTGAAGGGTGAGACGAACGGTCCCGAGGTCTCCGCGAAGGGTGCGGCGCCGATCGTGGTGATCGGCAACACCGGTGACCCGGCCACCCCGTACGCGGGCGCCCGGAAGATGGCCGAGGCGCTCGGCAAGGGCGTGGGCGTCAACGTGACGCTGAAGGGCGAGGGTCACGGCGGCTACAACACCGGCAACCCGTGCCTGCAGAAGGTCGTGGACGGCTACTTGCTGAACGGCAAGGTTCCGGCGCCGAACACCACGTGCACCGCCTGA
- a CDS encoding sensor histidine kinase: MSTPEAPAGAGKRGPLWWSTWRSAVFDVLLWLSLTLATLPDLWSSVTKDLALPLRVLVVAIGVATALLTLVRRTRPVLFSLGALVAALIGGDLLMPFAAYALGRYRKPDRLVVGLVAVLALLMFGVLMVGPLPDLEAPDADEFWWTLAGTVTLSVAPALLGAHLRTRRRLVDQLRERAEQLERERHLLAAQALADERARIAREMHDVVAHQIGLVVVYSNVMDTAAGDDPEQLRELGRQMGASGRQALQELREVITVLRGTVPDSEAPERVPDLSALRGLVEESADAGLPVALRATGAERPLPGQVARSVFRITQESLTNVRKHAGLVPTDVTLHYSPTTVHLTVRNAAPRADTPAPVAVPSSGHGLIGMEERVQECRGRFHAGQTPDGGFEVRAELPTDGSGGQGGTGGGPKGEPDTAVL; encoded by the coding sequence GTGAGCACGCCAGAAGCCCCGGCAGGTGCCGGCAAGCGAGGTCCGTTGTGGTGGTCGACCTGGCGCTCCGCCGTATTCGACGTACTGCTGTGGCTGAGCCTCACGCTGGCGACGCTCCCGGACCTGTGGTCGTCGGTCACCAAGGATCTGGCGCTGCCGCTGCGCGTCCTCGTCGTCGCGATCGGCGTCGCCACCGCACTGCTCACGCTGGTACGCCGCACCCGCCCCGTGCTCTTCAGCCTCGGGGCGCTGGTCGCGGCCTTGATCGGCGGCGACCTGCTGATGCCGTTCGCCGCGTACGCACTGGGCCGCTACCGCAAGCCGGACCGGCTCGTCGTCGGACTCGTCGCGGTCCTGGCCCTGCTCATGTTCGGCGTGCTCATGGTCGGTCCGCTGCCGGACCTGGAGGCGCCGGACGCGGACGAGTTCTGGTGGACTCTCGCGGGCACGGTGACCCTCAGCGTCGCACCGGCCCTGCTCGGCGCCCATCTGCGCACCCGGCGCCGACTGGTCGACCAACTCCGCGAACGCGCCGAGCAGTTGGAACGCGAGCGCCATCTCCTCGCCGCGCAGGCGCTGGCCGACGAACGTGCCCGGATCGCCCGCGAGATGCACGACGTGGTCGCCCACCAGATCGGCCTCGTGGTCGTCTACAGCAACGTCATGGACACCGCCGCGGGCGACGACCCCGAGCAGCTTCGCGAGCTCGGCCGCCAGATGGGCGCCAGCGGACGCCAGGCGCTGCAGGAACTGCGCGAGGTCATCACCGTGCTGCGCGGCACGGTGCCCGACTCCGAGGCCCCCGAGCGGGTGCCGGACCTGTCGGCGCTGCGCGGTCTCGTCGAGGAGTCGGCCGACGCGGGGCTGCCCGTCGCCCTGCGCGCCACCGGCGCCGAACGGCCGCTGCCCGGCCAGGTCGCACGCTCCGTCTTCCGCATCACCCAGGAGTCGCTGACCAACGTCCGCAAGCACGCGGGCCTGGTCCCCACGGACGTGACGCTGCACTACTCCCCCACCACCGTGCACCTCACCGTCCGCAACGCCGCACCCCGCGCGGACACCCCCGCCCCCGTCGCCGTGCCGAGCAGCGGGCACGGCCTCATCGGCATGGAGGAACGGGTACAGGAGTGCCGGGGCCGGTTCCACGCCGGGCAGACCCCCGACGGCGGCTTCGAGGTCCGCGCCGAACTGCCGACGGACGGGAGCGGCGGCCAGGGCGGCACGGGCGGAGGGCCCAAGGGGGAGCCGGATACGGCGGTGCTGTGA
- the tesB gene encoding acyl-CoA thioesterase II, translating to MHKALASLLDLLDLERVEENMFRGQSRSAIVPRVFGGQVAAQALVAAGRTVPADRHAHSLHSYFLRMGDPGAPIVYTVDRIRDGRSFTTRRVVAIQHGKPIFHLSASFQTYEEGMDHQAPMPPAPDPESLPTAAQTLPRYKHLFAEPTMVEHMLETRAAVDLRYVDEPPWGTVGTPREPRSQVWFRTNGKLDGAVDQSLLHVCLATYVSDMTLLDSVLLAHGRGGWVVGDVVGASLDHAMWFHRPFRADEWLLYDQESTSSSGGRGLGQARIYTQDGRLAISVIQEGVVRVPR from the coding sequence ATGCACAAGGCACTGGCATCACTCCTCGACCTGCTCGATCTCGAGCGGGTCGAGGAGAACATGTTCCGTGGGCAGTCCCGTTCGGCGATCGTGCCGCGGGTCTTCGGCGGACAGGTCGCCGCGCAGGCACTGGTGGCCGCCGGGCGCACGGTCCCCGCCGACCGGCACGCCCACTCCCTGCACTCGTACTTCCTGCGGATGGGCGACCCCGGCGCGCCGATCGTGTACACGGTCGACCGCATCCGGGACGGCCGTTCCTTCACCACCCGCCGGGTGGTCGCCATCCAGCACGGCAAGCCGATCTTCCATCTGTCCGCCTCCTTCCAGACGTACGAGGAGGGGATGGACCACCAGGCTCCGATGCCGCCCGCGCCCGACCCCGAGTCGCTGCCGACGGCCGCGCAGACGCTGCCGCGCTACAAGCATCTGTTCGCCGAGCCCACGATGGTCGAGCACATGCTGGAGACCCGGGCGGCCGTCGACCTGCGCTATGTGGACGAGCCGCCGTGGGGCACCGTCGGTACGCCCCGCGAGCCCCGTTCGCAGGTCTGGTTCCGCACCAACGGCAAGCTCGACGGCGCGGTCGACCAGTCGCTGCTGCACGTCTGCCTCGCCACGTACGTCTCCGACATGACGCTCCTCGACTCGGTGCTGCTCGCCCACGGGCGCGGCGGCTGGGTGGTCGGCGACGTGGTCGGCGCCTCGCTGGACCACGCCATGTGGTTCCACCGGCCCTTCCGCGCCGACGAATGGCTGCTCTACGACCAGGAGTCGACCTCCTCCTCCGGCGGGCGGGGCCTGGGCCAGGCCCGGATCTACACCCAGGACGGCAGGCTGGCCATCTCGGTGATCCAGGAGGGCGTCGTACGCGTGCCCCGCTGA